The DNA window GAATCAGCGAGGGGGATTCCTGTATTCAATTACTAAAATACCGTTAGGCGAATAAAGtattcaaatttcaaaactaGTTTATTTTGAAGTTTTGAAGTAGTTCACATTTTCTGAATTTTAACGTTCTTTACTTTAGTTTTGATGGTGCTAAAATGGTGATTGGCAACATTGTGAATTCAAACATTAAGAAATTTGTTCTTCACCGACaatttttcatataaatttctCTTTACATTAAGCCTCTTAAATAAAACGCTCGTTTTGAGTGGAagtttaatgattttaatacatatacaatTATGTATCTCATGTCCAAGGGAAGTTCTGTTCCATTTTGCTTAACCTGGAAGTTCACGTGGAAGTGCATGTGTTTTGCGTAATCTACATGTTTTGTACAAAAGTATGTACACAATGGTATAAAAAGCAACTTAGTTGTATCCGGGATGGAAGGACTATGTCTTGTCCGCCTCGGCGACGCCGTTTTTCCCAGCCTCCGCCAGCTGAGCCTGAcgttgctcctcctccagctccaaaCGCTCCACTTTTTTGATCTTGCTCAGTTTCTCTGCAAGTGGAACATAAGCATAGTGAGTGGCTGCAATTGAAAAGAAGGTAATGATTCCTTACTTGCACATCTTAGCATTATGGTGCCCCACCAAATGGACCAGCCCCATCCCACGAAGCAGAAGAGCACGCAGAAGAACTGCGACACGGCCACGATAATGTTGATGATGAAGGATCCAATCCTCGCGCGAGCACTGTCGAACTGCGAAAAGCGCGGAATGCCCACGCACAGGCAAAAGAGTCCGGAGAGCAGGGTTCCTGGTTAACGGAATCATAGAGTATAAGCATATAAGGGCATATTAACCCACCTAGACCTGGGAAAACCACATTGCAAAAGGCACAGAACCAGGCCAGGTACAGCGGAAGTACGGGTATAGCTCCCTTCATCTTCGATGAGTACTCCACCAGGTCCACGTGCAGCTTCTTTCGCGTGTCCTGTTTACGGAAGAATAGCAGATCAAATCTTGTTTGATTACACAACTAAAGGCAAAAGTACTTGCCTCACTGGGTGGCGGCGCCCGGATGCTCTGCCTCCGAGCGTTGGACTCGCGGCGCTTCCTTTTGCGGCAGCACAGCAACATCAGCCAGAAGCGCTTGCAGCATCCCCTGCAAGTAGTCGAATTAGTACACCTAAACTTTTAAGTGGTTCCTGAATTAGACTGACTCCTTAACTTGGCCATTCCCTGCATCTGTGGCCGCTGACATGGCTGCCTCCGAAGCGCCCTCCAGCACCGAGGACTCGGTGGGCTTGATGCCCAGCTCGGGGTCCTGATCCCGCCAGGACACGGTGCTGCCCTTTTTGTTGGGTCGACTGCCTCGTCGACATGGTATGCAAAAGCAGCACTGTTTCATCTCCGTCTCGTCGCCCGTGGTGGGATCCACCCTGTTCACCGAGCGACAGCAGAACACCTTGCTCAGACAGAGGCCGCATTTGCCTCGTGTCCTTGGTCCCGTGCTCATGTTGGCCTCCTGCTTCGTCCGCTTGGACACTGTCTCCTCAACAGCTTCGTGCTCCTCCTGGGTGACGGGTTTCTTGCGACAGCTACGGCAGCAGCTGGACTTAAGCCAATCCGATACCTTCTTGCGCTTCGGCTTGGTCTCGTCAATCACATGGACATTGGTGGCCGTGGTGGCACTGCTGTTGCCGCTCCACAGGACGGGCTGATCCTCGGCGGATTCGTTACGCTCACGGCGCCGGCAGCAACGGGAGCAGCGGGAGCGACGGCAGGGCATGAACAGCTTGGAGCAGCATCCGCAGAGGCCACCCTTTTTGGCATTATCCTTGTCCTCAAGGAACTCCTGACTGCTGCTCCTGGATGAGAGGGAAAGCGGTAACATAATTAGGGTACAGAATTAAAGAACTATGAAAACATCTTAAAGAATACAAGAATATCTCTgtatatgaaattaaataacaataaagtAATCAATTCTTAGTTTCTAAGTGGactttaaatttgaattgttgATAATCATTTTTGTCTTTAAAGCACCAAAGACTTCTAGAGTTCTTCCATTTCTTGAAATTGAAAGCCATGCGCCGATTATGACTTGATGTAAAGTAATTTGCCCACCCATTGTCCTTGGCTATCAGGCGAGCGGATATAAGCTTTTATGGCTTCGGCTATTGGCCAAGTGCCAGGCGGCGGAAGTGCTGGATGATTGGAAAGTTCAAGTTTGTGGGATAGTCCTGAATCACTTTCGCACTTCGCTGGCGTGAAATATAATCACCTTCGGAAGTGAATTACCATTAGCGTGGGCCTGCGGATGGCGCATGTGGGGTTTATCGAGTATCTCAAAGTTATGAATAATGCAGTTGCAGCCGTTAGTAGTAGCGTGTAATGCTAAATCTGTGGCTTTTGAACTTTCATCTGGGCATAATGAAGTTTCGTTTTTGGGGTCGATTTTCAGTATGCCAACACCAGCAAAAAATGTGTCACGAGAGTTTTGCTTGGCGGACGCTTACACAATTTCTATATGGGTTCATGTCCGGGTCCTCAAGAAAGTGTTCAcgtgtatataatatatatacgtatatattgtatatattccTGACCAAGAACGCCTGTAATGCCGTTGTGCACGAGCCAACGACCAAACGCAATTTGGAGGTCGGCAATTTATTTGACCCGCTCCGGTCGGAATTCAAACAAAACTGCGAGACAGTCGAAATGAATGGAGTAAGTTTTGCGCACATTCTTGGTCGCAGTTGTGTGGCCCAAATGGCGCCAGAAGGTCAGTGCGTTTATTTACCCGCCTGGCAGATGACTACCAGCGATAAGTCCTAATTGGATCTCGTCGTGGCTAATTACCTGAAGAAGTACTTGTCGCCATCGATGAACGGATCCTGGGCCAGATCCACCGTGTATATGACCGCGTTATTCGGCGTACCGTTCAGCATTTCGATATCGCGTATTATCTGAATGGTTATTTCGTATTAATTGCTGGCGAAATCATCGACTGGCGAGGACTTTTCCAACCAGATTTTCCGAACGGGAATTTCCCAGGCGAGTGAGTTGTGCTGCGGTTGGCGCGATTGTCCGGCCCGAACTGATTTGTTATTGCGGCAAGAAACTTAAGCCGTGTTGCGAAAATACTTTTCTCCTGTTTTCCGCGCACGCTATACCGTACAGTGATGCTTGGCCACGAGTGGACCATCGTCCAACGTCGCATTTGGCTTCGATCCAGGGAAATCCCCACTGTAAGTGGTGGTCGGCCACGGGGCTTTCTTGTGTGGGTCTCGCATGGCTGGAAAACAATGCAGTGAAGGACATCGTTACCTTCGCCGACTGCGGCGGCGATTGGGAGGACTTCGCGACCTGCCGACGAACGGATTTCCTTAAAGGCGGTCCCCTCGTGCGGGGTTTGGGTTCCTGGGGCATGGGTCTTGGCCAACCCACTccccgccgccgccgtcgGTTTCCCCCCCTTTGAAATTTATTGACGCACTTATGAGTGGCTTGACGGACCTGTGCCAGCAGCGTCTAGGGCACGGAACCTAGAACTCCTGCCCACGGTGCTTCTGGCGGGCACTGTAAAGTTTTATGTATCATAGTTGTTGGCCCAAACCCCACCCCTCCCCGCCGGGGCTTCCTGTATGTAAATTGGCTGGCCAGGCGCTGTAAGCCTTGGCTGGTTCTTTATGTGGTGACCCTAGGGCCGAGGCAAAATGTTGGTAGAGCTAGTCAGTTTTGAGGCAAAACATTCAAGTTCTAGCTGACTAGAAAAGTTCAGATTCGATGT is part of the Drosophila yakuba strain Tai18E2 chromosome 2R, Prin_Dyak_Tai18E2_2.1, whole genome shotgun sequence genome and encodes:
- the LOC6530581 gene encoding protein stum isoform X2; protein product: MLNGTPNNAVIYTVDLAQDPFIDGDKYFFRSSSQEFLEDKDNAKKGGLCGCCSKLFMPCRRSRCSRCCRRRERNESAEDQPVLWSGNSSATTATNVHVIDETKPKRKKVSDWLKSSCCRSCRKKPVTQEEHEAVEETVSKRTKQEANMSTGPRTRGKCGLCLSKVFCCRSVNRVDPTTGDETEMKQCCFCIPCRRGSRPNKKGSTVSWRDQDPELGIKPTESSVLEGASEAAMSAATDAGNGQVKEGCCKRFWLMLLCCRKRKRRESNARRQSIRAPPPSEDTRKKLHVDLVEYSSKMKGAIPVLPLYLAWFCAFCNVVFPGLGTLLSGLFCLCVGIPRFSQFDSARARIGSFIINIIVAVSQFFCVLFCFVGWGWSIWWGTIMLRCAKKLSKIKKVERLELEEEQRQAQLAEAGKNGVAEADKT